The sequence CACCATTTGCTGGTTGACGAATTTCAGGACACCAGCCTTGCCCAGTGGAATGCAATGGCTCCGTTAGCCGTGGAATGCTTATCCAAGGCGGGCAGTCTTTTTTATGTGGGCGATGTGAAGCAGGCTATCTACAGTTGGCGCGGGGGCCGTTCCGAACTTTTTGATGAAGTGGGACAAGACCCGGAACTCTACGCTCTTTCCGAATTCACTCCTGCAAATCTTGAATACAACTGGCGCAGCCTTGAGCACGTTATCGGATTCAACAATGAATTCTTTGAGACCTTGGCAGACTATGATCTTGCCCTCGACCTTTCAGAAAAGCTCTACCCCAACAGCCCGGAAGAACAACAGATCGAACTGGCCCAAAATATTTCCCATTCATTTGAAAAAGCATCCCAGCAGCTGCCTCCGGGACAGGACCGCGCAGGCGGGTACGTACGGCTGCAAAGGGTTTTCGCTTCCAGCTCACAAGAAATTGTGGACGAAACCCGCCGCAACTTTGACCTGCTCATGGATGAGTTGTTTTCCCGCCGCGAATACCGGGATGTCTGCGTATTGGTCCGCTCCAACGGACATGCACAGCTGGTCTGTGATTGGCTGGTAGAAAAATCCATCCCGGTGATCACTGAAAACAGCTTGCAACTGGACCGCCATCCCATCGTGCGCCAGATGGTTTCCCTGCTCAAATTCCTTGATTACCCACAGGACGATCTTGCTTTTCTTGAATTCATTTGCGGACAGGAAATATTCGGACACATCTCAAAGATTGAACACGAGGCTCTCTTCAAATGGCTGGCCGAACGCGACAAAGGACCGCTGCATCGCCGTTTTTCTGAAGAATACCCAGATTTCTGGAACATGCACATTTCGCCTTTCCTGCGCAAGTCCGGTTTGATGACCCCGTACGACCTTGCCAGCGAAATGGTTTCGCGCTTCAAACTTATCGAAACCTACCCGCAAGACGAACTCTACATCCGCCGCTTCCTTGAGGTGGTTCATTTAGCCGAAGAAAAACGCGGCACTTCTCTGGCTGCATTTCTTGATTTCTGGGAACTTTCATCCGCCGAGGAAAAAGTACCTTTGCCGGAATCAGTCAACGCGGTACGCATCATGACTATCCATAAATCCAAGGGGCTGGAATTTCCGGTCATTGTGGTACCCTTCCATAACTGGTCCATATCCGGCCCGGACAGTTCACTGGCGGACATTCAAATAGACGGACAGACCATGCTGACTCCCATGAGCAGCTCACTGGGTGATATTTATTACGAGAACCGCACCCGCATGTTCAGCGAACAGCTTAACCTGCTCTACGTTGCATGGACCCGTGCAGGACAAGAGCTTTACGGATTCCTGCCCTCGGAAAAAACACGGGGCGTAAGTCCGGCACTCGCTGCTATTGAAATGATTCTTGAGGGTAAATTTGATGATCTCGGTTTGCTTGAATATGGCGTAAATCCTAAAAAAGAAGAAAAACAAACTCCCGACCCCGAACGAGAAGAATCGCAAACTGCCTCAACTGACGATTTCTGCGAAACCACCACTGACGGACGACCCGAACCAGAACTCATGGGCTGGCTGCCGAGGCTGCGCGTTTACCGCCATAACCTTGAAGATTATTCCTATGATGCACGTATGCGCGGTGAACTGGCCCATAACGCCATGGAAAACCTGATCCTCACCGGGGATGACGATGCCGATTGCCGCCGCAGTGCTGAAGCGGCCTTTGCCAAGTTCCCGGCAGTGACCGAAGAGGAAGACGTGCTGGTCCCGGAAGTGACTAACATGGCCCTCTGGGCCTTATCGGTCCCGGATG is a genomic window of Marinifilum sp. JC120 containing:
- a CDS encoding exodeoxyribonuclease V, with the translated sequence MLKQVKASAGSGKTYELTARFLSLLAGAQEEDSIPVCKSSQGKGYCWPEIMAVTFTNKAAAEMKERVIRSLKNRALDIEGDGLGADWKPLDAKKQLIPILQRYNRLNIRTIDSLLNLLVRIFALELGLSPEFELLFEPQALFEPNFNKFLAQCEEGDLLRKELLDDAVDSLVLKEEKQGFWLSEQMRMRLLSILTHVIDHPAERLTDQEAIAGLLQMEFDAFQKAVRDLSALIDTDKLAASAHLNKYLAHAAKIDFMDLPKESTMVAKDSFEDCVNKKSKGDIGSYHEKVYGDLKQAHEIYRDKATILRGAYALAPFVRIVEEIRADIIEYQTRNGMLLSADLPKVASYVLQGGSALPDAFCRMGSRLHHLLVDEFQDTSLAQWNAMAPLAVECLSKAGSLFYVGDVKQAIYSWRGGRSELFDEVGQDPELYALSEFTPANLEYNWRSLEHVIGFNNEFFETLADYDLALDLSEKLYPNSPEEQQIELAQNISHSFEKASQQLPPGQDRAGGYVRLQRVFASSSQEIVDETRRNFDLLMDELFSRREYRDVCVLVRSNGHAQLVCDWLVEKSIPVITENSLQLDRHPIVRQMVSLLKFLDYPQDDLAFLEFICGQEIFGHISKIEHEALFKWLAERDKGPLHRRFSEEYPDFWNMHISPFLRKSGLMTPYDLASEMVSRFKLIETYPQDELYIRRFLEVVHLAEEKRGTSLAAFLDFWELSSAEEKVPLPESVNAVRIMTIHKSKGLEFPVIVVPFHNWSISGPDSSLADIQIDGQTMLTPMSSSLGDIYYENRTRMFSEQLNLLYVAWTRAGQELYGFLPSEKTRGVSPALAAIEMILEGKFDDLGLLEYGVNPKKEEKQTPDPEREESQTASTDDFCETTTDGRPEPELMGWLPRLRVYRHNLEDYSYDARMRGELAHNAMENLILTGDDDADCRRSAEAAFAKFPAVTEEEDVLVPEVTNMALWALSVPDVRTAIERGRPEVAIMDTKGETHRADLLLLEDKRALVVEYKTGQPSPENEKQVKRYLKLLRDMYGDEKELRGLLVYLDGKFTKEVNI